aatacaaattttggaATAAAGCAATTATTTTCTCAACATAATCTCCTCTAAGCTCAAAAAAGGTTTCTGATGTCTACAGTTGGATCCATGTTGTGATCTCATGGTTACTTTTGTAGTTCAAAGTTAGCAAAGAGGTCACCCATATTATgctcaatattttaatattttaaatttggacCACACGGTTTTTTCCGATGCCTATTGTCTCAGCTTATCTTACAGTCAATTTCATTCGATTACatctttatacaactttggcgACCCTAGTAAAATGGCTTCATTGATATAAGCACCATACACTTTCGTAATACCCTTGGACTGTTGTTTAGCCAGCAGTACCAAATCCAAGCTTTAATGGCTCATAATATTAAGTAAAGGATAACTACTACTGAGGTTCTAAggatgaaataaaaacaattttgttcgACTTTGAAAtcgtatattatttattacactaTTCAAACATCTCTATAATTAATACGAATTTTTATATACTGCACAAGGTTAGAGTAAACCTTCCGAACTTCATTCTATATGTTAAGCACACCACTCGACGTTGAAATGGGACACAATAAAAGCAGTATCTACTGGAACCAAATAAGTAGAAAAGCCATTATCATCATCAGgacaaaattggtttgcaataTCTTTTCGGCAGAGGACTTTCGGAAGTAACCTGTTTTCTTTGACAAAACAAATACTTGCGAAGGGCCTTGAGCCGGTTGGGCAGGTTGAGCCTGTTGAAAGACTTGAACCGGTTGCATTGGTTGTGGGCCCGTTTGGACAGTTTGAGGTATTTGTACAGTTTGGACTGGTTGAACTGGCTGTGGGGGTTGGACTTGTTGAGGTTGTTGCACTACCTGGCCAATTTGAGGGGCTTGAGCTGGCGGTTGAGCAGCTTGCTGCGGAGGTTGGACAAATCCAATTGGCTGACCAGCCTCAACGGATTGTTGGAAGCCTGCTGGTGGCTGCTGATTTGGCTGCGGAACATTTATTTGTACAGTTTGGACTGGTTGAACTGGCTGTGAGGGTTCAACTTGTGGAGGTTGTTGCACTACTTGGACAGTTTGAGGTTCTTGAGCTGGCGGTTGAGTAGCTTGCTGAGGAGGTTGGACAAATCCAATTGGCTGACCAGCCACAACGGATTGTTGGAAGCCTGCTGGTTGCTGCTGATTTGGCTGCGGAACAGACGCTGGTTGCACTTGTTGAACAGCTGGCGCGACCGGTTGAGCTGGACCTACCACCGATGGCTGAACaataagctaaaataaaaatagaaataatatttacaagagTGATGTTTGAAAATTAACGATTTACTCCAGCTTGTGCCACAGCAGCGTTTGCAACTTCTTGGGAATTATTTAATGGCGACTTATGTTGCTCTTCCGTTGGTGGATTCGGCTGATCAACGGCTTGTTGTATCCGTAAATAGGAGTCTTTAATACCATCCGCTGAAGCTTGTTTCGCTGCTTGTTCAACTATTCGCTTCGCCAAACTTTTCTGTATCTTCTTAATAAACGCGATAAATGGGTTAGACCGCTCTGTTGTCTGTGGAGTTGGTGCCGGTGGTGCGGCTGGGATTTCTACAGATTGAGGTACTATCTTTTCAGATTGCTGTTGAACCGAATGATTTGCAAATGGAACCGGATTTTGTTGTTGGGCGATAGACtgcttattttgttgttgtacacttGGGTATTGATAGGGGAAATGTGCGTGACTGGCAGGTTGCTGGGACCCAGCCATAGGCAGTTTCGGATATATAGGTGTATAGTAAGATGGTTGAGAATGAACTTGTTCAACTGATTGCTGCGGTTGCCCTTGGGAAGCAATAGGAGAAGGATGCCACTGAGGATGTAGAGGCTGTTGAGGTTGCTGCTGTTGATGCTGCAGATATTGTTGTTGGGGCTGCTGctcttgtttttgtaaatactgttGTTGATATTGCCTTTGCTGATGAGGCTGTTGCTGCGGTTGCTTCGGTTGCTGCTGCGGCACATATAAAATAGGCTACAACGTTTCTTGTTGCTGAGATGATCCTGTTTGTGTACTtaccatttgttgttgttgcgtctgTTGCGGTTGTTGATATGGAAGGGGATCGCATACAATGTATTTAGTTTCAATGAATTTATTCCAGTCTTGTTTATCCCGTTCAGTTCTAATCTCTTTTCTACAATTTGGTGGCAAATGTTCGCTCATATCTAGTTTTTCCTTTTTCTCACGATGAGCGGCGACGGCGCGTCCTATCAAATGTCCCGCTGTCATGCCAGCTAAGGCGCTGAGCGctaatggaaaaaaaaaattataataacaaaataaaaaataaaaataataaaaaattagtaaaaccaactaaggaagggctaagttcgggtgtaaccgaacattttttacttttgcaacttgcaagggtcAAAGCTGGGAAAATACCTAAAGCTATTaggaaaacattattaaaaacaagaaaggaaaggctaagttcggatgtaaccgaacattttatactctcgcaaagtcaaatggtatactcgtttcagatttctttgtggattgactgatattttcggtagaaggtcaactataggcacagtacttaggggcttgaacagttttggttcaatttagacaatttttggtcacaaggtggcatactttaaacgtattattcacgcaaagttttaccccgatataatcattgttgcttgatatgcatagtggaaagtgaaagaaacagatggaattgaaaatggtgttatatgggaaatcggCGTGGTTGTAccccgatttcgcccattttcgcactataatatagaaatatgaaaagaacgttatgcaccgaatttggctgaaatcggttaagcagatcccaagatatgggttttcacctaaaagtgggcggtgccacgcccactgactaattttgaacgcggttcctataaagtcatctcataccatcccagagataaaatttaatatctctggcttgtttattGCTTGGTTTCGCGCTTcttgtagtttttaacagtcccgttatattgggagtgggcgggcttgtcacccgattgcacccattttcacaccgtcaatagaagtgctaaaaacatttgcttccagtgaaatttgttattatagcattagcggtttagagatatgcacattaaacctattagaggcggtaccacgcccacttaaaaaaaatattaactgcagatgcccctccctaatgtgatcctgtgtaccaaataacagtcttgtatcttattgcggagcgtagttatggcaagttatttgtttttgatcaatggcgttttgtgggcgtggcagtggtccgattacgcccatctgcaataccaactgtctcacggtaccaagaaacatgtctaccaagtttcataaagatatctcaatttttactcaagttagagcttgcacggacggacggacggacagacggacagacagtcacccggatttcaactcgtctcttcatcctgatcaattatatatatatataaccctatatctaactcgattagttttaggtgatacaaacaaccgttaggtgaacaaaactattatactctgtagcaacaggttgcgagagtataaaaaaaatgttgcgaaacaatttaacattcattattcgatgaaattgtaaatggatTACGATCAAATTgggtattttattaatttagatTATATTTCATAGACTCTAAGTgagttgttttattaatttattttacttcccgtaagttaaaattgtattaaaatcatcttcatatgagatatatgtgatataaactcaattgaagaagttaaatttaatataatgcgtTTATgtaaaaacgtcaaccaaaggatgggaattcattattttagggatataaggtttggacCAATGTCTGAACCAATTTCTTTTCccatacaatttttaagaaaacttgttcttttaatttttattaaagtatcacacattttgtcagatGGAAAGTAGTagttcggcattaaactatagtatatccaatattactTATACGTTGAActataatatatccaatattaatctgttaaattggtaaaaatatcttacatattgactgataggTATATGGCATAAgatcaaccggaagtttgaaaatcttatgttGGGCATATaagagataggggtagtattatcccgattttatctattctGTGATttgttatatgggggctagagcaagttttcacccgattttatttatttcaggcACAAAGGTACACTGTTATTAAGAAAATATGCTCTCTAATTTTTATTGAGTTAaatcacatattggccgatatatgcggtacaaAGTCACCCGGAaactctttatattaggtatatggggctaagagaaatattgacccgattttgctaattttttatacTCAGGCATACTAGAATCAGAAAAtcattctctccgaatttcaattatatatcacacacattgagcgatattttcagtaaaaagtcagtggaatttaaaaatgtgttgtATGGGAAAGTAGGCGCGGTTGTGATCCGATTTActccatttttacactgtaaaCAATTTTGATATCGGCTCTTATAAAGCCCTTTTGTGCCatcttgggtgtaaaattttatgtctctgacgcatttagttattgatttgtcaactttttagtagtttttaataaaaccggTATGTGGAccggttatcatccgatttaatctattttcacactatcgtaagaaggtttgaaaatatttgttgtgtgcAAATTTAggtgatatagctttattggtttcggagatatatatattaaacttgGTAGAGGGCGGATCCATGCCCACTTTTTCAAAACCACAGGTGCCCCTCCTTAATtaaattcgttgtaccaaatttgagttttgtatcctaatttacggcttagttatAGTACTTTATACGTTTTAGATTAATCGCGTTTTGTGACCTAACCCCACTTTGCATTTTATCATCGTATTAACCGTTAACCCGCAATACAATGAAGTTAAATATCttatagtattaaaaaatttattatttgctattttaaccTACCcatatttgttttctttccAGGCATAGGCTTACTATCTGCCCCCGGTGGCATGAAGGTCTGCAACAATACCAAAACGGCGAACCAACGACAGAAGGTCACGTACTTCATATACATTTTAGTGTCTATATATATGCTTctacacttttatatataagattTAAATGTATAATTTCGAAATTCCGATTTCGAAATTTCCGCTACTTCGCTGATCGACAATAACACCTCGCCTTTTCGGCTAAAACTGACACATTTTGGCTGTTGGCTAGGGTTTTGGCATTCAGAGTGAAGTACCGTGTGACGTTGGTCTTTCTGTCACCTTTTGAGTGTTGATTCCGCTACTATCGCATGACGGCATAATTAAGTTCATACATAGATGCGGTACTGTCGGTTTAAGCGACTTTTGGAACTTTCTACTGCACCTTCACTTCAAGCTTTCTGCGCTTCGTCGGAGGCAGAGCGTAACGTGCGCGTTTTTAACCAAATATTGACCTCATATTCGTTTGAACAGTTGCTTTGtgtatttttgaacaaaatttctaaaattgaaGCGCAATATAGCGTTGAACAAGGCATTTTGTgggtttttttaataatttgcttataactttttttttttaattctaagtGCGGAAAAATTGCTTTTTGCAGTATTTTGAACTTAGTTCAGCAGATCTCAATTAAAATGCATCAGTAGGCGCGATAAAACAAATACTCGTATAagattatttgtaaataattaagcaagtaatttatttaaaaaatatatattatataacatttgcTTCAGACTGTACTGTGATGACATTAAATGACCTTCAAAATAGATTTACTATTTATGATAAGAGATCAAGAAACATGCGGGTTTTTATTTGCACTTCTGCATAGATGCAAAAAAGCACAATATTCATAACACACTTTTCCTCCCAAGAAAAAGGAAGATTGATTCTTTGGACTATACTACCAGCAAAGATTTCAAATAACTGTTTTGATCTTTCATCGGCTGTAATTCCATCTCCATTCTACAAGTACTGGACCGCGTTCAAACACCTTAGTTGTTCATTGCGCGAAGCCATTTCTGTAAGCCAAAAAACAGTTTATATTTCTAGATCTCACAAAACAGGCTTAACATTTACTAATTATTCTGGGAGTAAGCTAAATGGAATTGAATTTATCTTTTTATGGCTTTATCAAAAATCTATTTAAGTCTTAAAAACTGTTAGAAAGGTTGAAGTTTTTGCTCACAAAATTCacggtaaattttttataaaaaagagtaCAATACTCgcttgatttgaaaaatataatttattgtgtGCAATATGCTGAAACTGACGGATCCAAGCGATTCGAAATTCATCCATCCTTTTTTCACTATCCTATCAATTGCATAATGTCTGTATGTCCTTGAAGTGTACTTTAAgctaaggaaaatatatatattttttaaatcttagcATAAATCTCTAACAACTCCACTTGCATTACCATTTCTTGCTGTTTATTCTAGAATGCATACcctaacaaaatatatatattctaaataATCTCCCTCTTATTACAGCCTCGTGTAATACTCAAACCTACCTGGTTACTTCTTTAGTAAAGAAAGATAAACTTTTGATTGTAAAAGATCGAGCACGTTAAATCGCCGTGTGGGTTCTGGTATCTGTTTcagttaaaataaaacataattgaaCCTCATTATAAAATCTCTCACTATTTATAGGTCCTTCTTAACTTTGAAAGCCTTGATAATGGCTCTCAACGAAAATTTGCTGATTCAAAACCGTTTGAATAAAAAGGTTTTGAGAAGCAAAAGAAATTATAAGAGGTTTCCGTCTAAAACGGAAATCACATATTTTGTGATTCGAAGAATTGTCGAATGCGAGGAATATATTTCTAACATGAAAACACACACGAAAAATTcgttaatttatagaaaatataattttactgaAAATCGAATATTGCGGTTCCAGGAATAAGTTTTTCAATCAGACTCGGAGAGTTTCTGGGTTAAGAaataatatctaaaaattttttaaaccctGATCTTGAAATTTCGAAGTTTGCTTTCGGTCTTTGAACTTCGAATATGCTCAACCTAACATAAAAATCTACAGATAACAGTAAACCATAAGTTTTTCCTGTTTAAAATCGAACTATTCATTTCtatggatatatttttattacattagacacgttttaattatgtatattatactatatatatatcattaaccaccgatatcggaccactataaaatatagctgccatacaagctgagcggtcaaaatcaagataaaatctttttataaacttttatattatgcacctgtgaagggtattactgCCGAAATTaaccattttttcttgttttgatatCCTTGGTTAAGctaggcgtatgagtaaccgaAAAGTCCCCCCATACTACGTAGGTAAAGTCAGTGCGTTGCAAATGTTTCTTTTAAGCTTTAGAgagttaatatacaatatttacataattttgtctatttttatgatttaataaagtaatatttttattttttttttaaagtctttTTCCTCCTTCGGCTCAATTATGCCATACATATACTGTAAAAATCCACTAACAACAAAAGAGCTGCAACACCTGTGATTTTCCCACGTTGCTGTTTGCAAAACGAACCGAGGTTCTAGTCACCATACATACACAGTCACACACACCTACACGCGTTTAGATTTTGCTATTTGCTTTCGCGAAGTTCTAATGCAATGTCGTGTAACGCCCCGAAGTGCGCTTATGGCAAAAGGTGTTAATACAGTATTTGCATTTTGCATTTACGTAAAGTgagaacaaaacaaacaaaagcaaacggaaaaaccaacaaaacaacaattaaattagTGGTAAATGCTGGTTCAACAATAACCACAAGGAAATggaacacacgcacacacttgtatatataaatatattgcaaaaagCTCGCAGCTAAATGTCATTGCAACACATCTGCATACAGACAGGGTGACACAATTTGTATGAAAACTACTTCTCGTTAACAAATTTTGTGCTGTAAGGGTGtgggaaaatatttattcttctTTCTGAGCTGCTGTGAATGATCCTCTCCTCTCTAAAAGTGAAAAGAATTAATATAGATTTGTCGAACTCGAAcctatggtaaaaaaaattcaaattattcatttttataacaaaaataaaaaaagagcgCCATTTGTTCGTTACATCGAATTTCTGGAATCTTGGAAGAGGCTTTGCGATTTGAAATGATGTAGCCTCTCAAGGAAAAACCGAGTTCGGTACAGAGTTACAAAGAATGTATAATTTTGACCATCAAAATTGacctaaaataattttatatagtagATTAAAGACGGATGGATTAATCTCACTCAAAGACCTTATGAATTGAAAGCTTAACATAGAAACAGAAagctcaaaaaaatatatggaagTCAGAATCAAGAGTTTTGGAAGAAGATCTCTCTCCATTCTTATATGAATACAATTTCTTAATGAAGAAAAGATATATTAGGATATAAGAAGATGGTAGCGACTCTgtaaacgtcgaagaccctataaagtatacatataatatataaattattagcgCGCCGAgtagagtcgatttagccatgttcgtctgtctatccgtcgGTCTGTTCTGcgtatataagcgaactagtctctcagttttaaagatatcgatctgaaattttacatacgtccccaaaaagctgtttatttgtcgcCGCCGTCAATATGCGACCACTTTAagatataactgtcatacaaactgctcGATAAAGATAAattctttgtatggaaaactttttatttgacaagttatctccatgaaatttgctataaattattgctcaagacaacgctacaaactccgaagaaattgtttagatgagattattatagcatatagctgccattcaaactgactaATCAGGCTATATGAAAGgcacctgtgaaaggtattatacaTGGGGTGCTGCCGAAATGAAGTTTGTTTTTCGATTTCTGATCAGGAAGTATCAGAAAAATATTCCAGGGCTGCCATTGCAACAAAACCGACGAATGAAGTTATCAAACCTACCATGCAGCTTGTCACTGCACGCTTACTCTCTTCCATTCCCATCTTACCTGCACGTAATTGGTGAccctttaatttaaattgtttttgttactatttTCTGTTTGAGCTTACCGTTTTTACGCATGCTGCAACCATTGTGACCTTGAAgaattacatatacacatacatagctGTATAtcaataaatgtacatatatacatataaatgtaagcGGATAGGTGTAACTACGCAGCATTTCcggggcaacaacaacaatgagcgTATAACAGgtgccaacaacaaaaagtcaACACCTGcagatatatacacacatatacatatacatatgtaaaaacatacatacataagtatgtatatttaagttgCTTTCTGCGAATTCACGCAATAAAATCATAACAAACCTGCAATAGAGCGAGCGGTGGAGTAGTGCTGAGCTGAAAAGGTTCATGCGAAACAAGTACAAAAGAAATTTCATGTGACATTGGGCAAAACCTACAATAACAACTGCACCGTTGTGCATgtgcatacgtatgtacatatgtgtgtgagtgtatgtgcaAGACAACATTGGCTGCAACAGTCATAACAGTAAAACGCACAAACGTCATCAAATCGGGTGCAAAAGACCAAAAGGCAAAGAGGCAGTTGGCAAAGTGATAAAATGGAAAGATGAGATTCAAAGAGGACAAATAtagacatatgtacgtacaaatATGAATGTACAAACAGTTGACCATGATGATTAACAGCGGCGTTACAGAGTTATGTTATAAAGTGGAAATGTAAACACAATAAGATAATTGAAAAGcgatttacatataaaaatactttgactaaatttttgatttgatttttttaaaataattttcaatttttaaaattttttttaaatgtttttattctgtattttttgtttttttaagtaatttatacTTCTGCGATAACAGCAAACAACGATTTTCCGCCTTTAACAACATTTTCGACCAAATGTTCCAACAAACTATGTAAAGTAACGTCTAACAGACACCTTTGTTGCACAGTGAGAGCCACTTTTGAGAGAACTACAGGAATTTGCTGAATACGAGTGGCCTTTTAGAATGTTAGTTGGAGGGGTTGATAAAGGTTAGGGTTGTTCTTGTCATTCCGTTTCGATAAAGTCTTGTGAAATGTTTTGATATTTCAATGTATGAAGGTCTGAAGTAGAAATTAGCGTTGTATGGaagattttataatatatgtatggataGATAAACAAGTAGGGAGTCCGATACCACCAAACTTGTAGTATATTTGAAACCGTAAAAGCTGATGTTCTAATGGAATGACAAAGACAGGATAAgaattctttaaaaattctTAGCTAATTTTCTGAAGACCGATGATAATTTCCTTAGGAAACAGTGTAAGACAACGTGTGAGACAACAAATCTAGCCCATACAAATCTCAAGTTCAATTGTAAGACAAATCCATGTTGTTTCTTAAGAAACTCCACTTCTATTACATTAACACTTATAAATGCAATATTTCCCATTGGAacaagttaggttaggttaaaaagGTCGATCTATAAGTTCCTCATAAATCGAAAAAGCGCTGTGAGCCTACCACTGATTTCTTGAGACGGCGAATATCAGTTTCGGTTTGTATGAATGCGGAGAGTCATACAAAAGCTGGACAAAGGAGGAGAAAGTGCTTATCGCAAGGATGCCTATTGGATACTTTGCAGTAAAAACCTTGAGGATTGAGTAGTTCAGTAGATGTGCTGTGTTCTACTCTAGGCCAGAAGGGTCTCGCAGCCGCACAGGTGCTGGGCATCGACCAACGCTTGCTAACGACTttcgaataaaatattaaaatgtattgcAGTTACTTAATTATGTATGTAGGCCAAGAAGTATGCGAAAAGCTTTTCTtcgatataaatatatgtataaaagctCAGGACATATGGAGCTTTTGAATAAAGTTTTCGTAAAAATTTCCTTTcgggaaaataatatattacaaattgacatacagacatgtaTCAGAgaacaatagcaataaaaagtACCTGCAATAAAATGTCTCCACTTAAAAAATGTCCTTATATAGCAGGGAATTATTAACAGACAGTTATATTAACAGGGGAATATGACGATAGATGTCAGGCAAAGCAAAATTTTCGCTATAAAGAAAAATCGGAGAAAAGGAAGTTTTCCAAACACATATGCTTTTATCTCTCCGAAAATCAAAGCTTCAGAGGCATCAGCGGAACATTGTTTTAGATAATTTGTTAGTTGTAACGAATAAATATTGGCGTCAGCtactacattaaaaatattaatatttcccatttaaaaaagtgtttattgtcaaattttaatttaaccacttttgcaacatttaaacttttatttgtatgtctctatttattaacaatttcctactaacatttaatttaaaaactaacacaaatattttgtaataaattttaaaacaaataaattaaaaaaaataggatTCTTTGGCCATTCgactttgttattgttggtggAGAAATGCCTGTTTggaaacttaatttcaataggTCACAAATGttgtataaaaatgcatttttgtcaaattttcagTCAACCAAAATGAAGCGAGCTGCTCCCAGGAACTTCAATGCAATGCCGCCACAGCTTTGTGAGCTGCGTCATCCAAATCCACCGCTGTTTGAATGGCCAAACCAGAatcttttagtatttttctgGCCTCATCCACATTTGTGCCTTCCAAGCGcacaataagcggtactttCAGATCAAGGGTTTTGGAGGCAGCAACAACTCCATTAGCAATGGTGGCACAATTCACAATACCACCAAAGACATTTACAAGTATAGCTTTTACTTTCGTATCAGATGTAACTATTTGGAAGGCTTTCAGCACTTGATTCTCTTTAACGCCACCGCCAACGTCGAGAAAATTTGCTGGCTCACCGCCATTCAACTTAATTATGTCCATCGTGGCCATGGCGAGACCAGCGCCATTTACCAGACAACCAATATTTCCGTCCATAGCCACGTAATTGAGATTATTTTTGGCTGCTTCCACTTCACGTGGATCTGTATCCTCTTCGGCAGTGTGCATAGCGAAAATATCTTTTTGCCGATACTCCGCATTATCATCGAAGTTTAACTTAGCATCAACGGCGATTACTTCATTTGTATCCGTTTCAGCTAACGGGTTAATCTCGATTTGTGTGGCATCGACAGCTTTGAAGAGATCGAAGAGCTTTTGTATTTCTTCAGCAGCACGTTCTACGCATTGTCCTTTAAACTCGAGGAATTTCGCAATTTCGATGAGTGTATTTTGTGGTATTGGCTTGGCTAGATCTAGAGGTACAGTCTTGATTTTCTCTGGTGTTTTTTCGGCGACCGCTTCGATATCCATACCACCAGCAGGCGAGGCAATAAGCACTGGTCCATTGTGTTCACGATCCAATACTATTGATAGATATGTTTCACGTGTGATATTTACGCTGCGTGCTACCATCACTTTTTTAACTAATATTCCTGATTTTGGTGTTTGCTTGGTGATAAGCCGATTACCAATCATTTGTTTGGTAAGCGACAGGACGTCATCCTTCCTAAGAGCGTAATAAAAAACGTTGTTTATAAATGTTATGGACATACATTAAGGAGTATAATACTGACTTCGTGGTAAGATGTACTCCTCCTTTGAATCCATTATCAAAAACACCCTTACCGCGACCGCCTGCCAGTATTTGTGCCTTCACGACATATTCCGAGCAATCTgtagttataaataataaaaatgtcatGTAATAATCTTATTTAAACTAAGCAAACAATTACATGCTTACCAAACTGGTTTATTAACTGCGCATCGTTGGGCGAATTTTCTAATACTTTGAACTCTTGTATAGCGACACCAAATTTTTGCAACAGTTCCTTGCTGTTGCACTCGAGCAAATTTAAATGACGCACTTGCTGCAGACGTGTTGtctaaaatatgcaatataATGGTTCAGTTGATAAATATAAGTTTTGTTACCGATTATGTAGCTATCAGCGCAACTTAACCTTTTGGAGTATCCGCATGGCGGGAGCGAAGCCGGCAGCAGCGCGTAAAAGAGgcagcatttttttatattaatagttaaagaaattaaaatagtttagtGAAAATTCACTAAACAGTCTATAATTAAGTTTAATAGTGAAAAGTTAGGTAGGCAGCAGTACTTTGAACTTCTATTTATTATTGCTAATTTAAATGATAGAGTAGGTATTTGTTatcaaatgtttatatttttaggcAAATTGAGAGAGAAGAGAGTTAATCTAACAGCGGATGTAGAGAAGTATTTTGATAGCac
The sequence above is drawn from the Bactrocera oleae isolate idBacOlea1 chromosome 5, idBacOlea1, whole genome shotgun sequence genome and encodes:
- the ScsbetaG gene encoding succinate--CoA ligase [GDP-forming] subunit beta, mitochondrial, whose product is MLPLLRAAAGFAPAMRILQKTTRLQQVRHLNLLECNSKELLQKFGVAIQEFKVLENSPNDAQLINQFDCSEYVVKAQILAGGRGKGVFDNGFKGGVHLTTKKDDVLSLTKQMIGNRLITKQTPKSGILVKKVMVARSVNITRETYLSIVLDREHNGPVLIASPAGGMDIEAVAEKTPEKIKTVPLDLAKPIPQNTLIEIAKFLEFKGQCVERAAEEIQKLFDLFKAVDATQIEINPLAETDTNEVIAVDAKLNFDDNAEYRQKDIFAMHTAEEDTDPREVEAAKNNLNYVAMDGNIGCLVNGAGLAMATMDIIKLNGGEPANFLDVGGGVKENQVLKAFQIVTSDTKVKAILVNVFGGIVNCATIANGVVAASKTLDLKVPLIVRLEGTNVDEARKILKDSGLAIQTAVDLDDAAHKAVAALH